Proteins from a genomic interval of Solidesulfovibrio sp.:
- a CDS encoding PAS domain S-box protein produces the protein MEMILKPVFLGLVNNAALLLALAFLYDLFTRGADEQDSWPKRLLAGLLLGGMAVALMLEPWELFPGLFFDTRSILLGVTGLFFGVLPTVVAMAMAVSLRVTQGGLGLYVGCAVILASGCLGLAWRRWRKGALAGLGVGELYAFGVLLHLVMLACMLLLPAGHVLETLRRIALPVMVIYPAATAGLGLLLVRRLARNRIVASLRESESRYLSLFENNHAVMLLIDPDTGAIVDANPSACAYYGWSREAIRRQRLQAINTLTPEELRAAMEAAKEGWAKSFCFRHRLADGRIRDVEIYAGPIRFDDRQLLYSIVMDVTERLQAERRLSESEKRFRLLVENAPSGVFVQTGGRFAYLNPTARRLFGVTTPDGLLGEPVLERVAPAFRENVSRRIRSLNVERQAVPPVEQAMLRLDGESFFAEAAAVPIDWDGSHGALVFFRDVTERRQAQERVRVSEARLQGLFSLTQMETASEEALLAHAAGQARGLTGSRFCRAFLRAEADGVLRPVEAGGDAVCQAPEDGACCDPRELAAWAEASGMREPAVVSGQGPLAALGQALFVPVVAGREVVAALVVAGKAKAYVEADVQLAALLADTAWRLVARHRDAAALVAAKEAAETASRVKSEFLANMSHELRTPLNGIHGMTQLLADTPLSAEQREYVDASLTSCRRLTRLLGDILDLSRVESGKLGLYSEPFQLAGLVNAVTSAFEPACREAGIEWGVAVAPGVPSTLFGDEGRVRQILSNLAGNAVKFTRAGGVRLEVWAGPVNAAGEGHVLFSVADTGVGIPPEELDTVFEAFHQVERSFTRRFQGAGLGLAIVRRLVGLMHGVIVMESEVDRGTRCTCALPLARRRLEEDRRPAAPVAGGREDAPESPSGFRLLVAEDDPINALAARRILEKLGHAVVVATDGREAVALAQAYRPDMIFMDVGLPVLDGVQAMTAIRRALAEEGRPAVPIVALTAHAMSGDRESLLAAGMDAYLAKPVDGADIVAALARFLDRGRTGSRGAQ, from the coding sequence ATGGAAATGATCCTTAAGCCGGTGTTCCTGGGGCTGGTCAACAACGCCGCCCTGCTGCTCGCCCTGGCCTTTTTGTACGATCTGTTCACCAGGGGGGCGGACGAGCAGGATTCCTGGCCCAAGCGCCTGCTGGCCGGCTTGCTTCTGGGCGGCATGGCCGTGGCCCTCATGCTGGAGCCGTGGGAACTGTTCCCCGGGCTTTTTTTCGACACCAGGTCCATCCTGCTTGGCGTGACCGGTCTTTTTTTCGGTGTCCTGCCCACGGTCGTGGCCATGGCCATGGCCGTTTCGCTGCGTGTGACCCAGGGCGGGCTCGGCCTGTACGTCGGCTGCGCGGTGATCCTCGCTTCGGGCTGCCTGGGGCTTGCCTGGCGACGGTGGCGCAAGGGGGCCCTGGCCGGGCTGGGCGTCGGGGAGCTCTACGCCTTCGGGGTGCTGCTGCATCTGGTCATGCTGGCCTGCATGCTGCTGCTGCCCGCCGGCCATGTTCTGGAAACCCTGCGGCGCATCGCCCTGCCGGTCATGGTGATCTACCCGGCGGCCACGGCGGGGTTGGGGCTATTGCTCGTGCGGCGCCTGGCCCGCAACCGCATCGTGGCCAGCCTTCGCGAAAGCGAATCCCGCTACCTGAGCCTTTTCGAAAACAACCATGCCGTGATGCTCCTCATCGACCCGGACACGGGCGCCATCGTGGACGCCAATCCGTCGGCCTGCGCCTACTACGGCTGGAGCCGCGAGGCGATCCGGCGGCAACGCCTCCAGGCCATCAACACCCTGACGCCGGAGGAGCTGCGCGCGGCCATGGAGGCGGCCAAGGAGGGTTGGGCCAAATCCTTCTGTTTCCGCCATCGGCTGGCCGACGGCCGCATCCGGGACGTGGAAATCTATGCCGGGCCGATCCGCTTCGACGACCGGCAGCTTTTGTACTCCATCGTCATGGATGTCACGGAGCGCCTGCAGGCCGAACGCCGTCTGTCCGAAAGCGAAAAGCGGTTCCGGTTGCTGGTCGAGAACGCGCCGAGCGGCGTATTCGTCCAGACCGGGGGCCGCTTCGCCTACCTCAACCCCACGGCACGCCGGCTGTTTGGCGTGACCACGCCGGACGGGCTGTTGGGCGAACCCGTTCTGGAACGGGTGGCGCCGGCGTTTCGGGAAAACGTGTCGCGGCGCATCCGTTCGCTCAACGTCGAGCGGCAGGCGGTGCCCCCGGTGGAGCAGGCCATGTTGCGGCTGGACGGGGAATCCTTTTTCGCCGAGGCGGCGGCCGTGCCCATCGACTGGGACGGCAGCCACGGCGCCCTGGTCTTTTTCCGCGACGTGACGGAGCGTCGGCAGGCCCAGGAGCGGGTACGGGTCAGCGAAGCCCGGCTACAGGGCCTTTTTAGCCTCACCCAGATGGAAACGGCTTCCGAGGAGGCGCTGCTGGCCCATGCGGCCGGCCAAGCCAGGGGGCTGACCGGCAGCCGTTTCTGTCGGGCGTTCCTGCGGGCCGAGGCCGACGGGGTGCTGCGTCCGGTCGAGGCCGGGGGCGACGCGGTCTGCCAGGCGCCGGAGGACGGCGCCTGTTGCGACCCGCGGGAACTGGCGGCCTGGGCGGAGGCCTCCGGGATGCGCGAGCCGGCGGTCGTTTCCGGCCAGGGGCCGCTGGCGGCCCTGGGACAGGCCCTTTTCGTGCCGGTGGTCGCCGGCCGGGAGGTGGTGGCGGCGCTTGTCGTGGCCGGCAAGGCCAAGGCCTACGTCGAGGCGGATGTCCAGCTCGCCGCGCTTCTGGCGGACACGGCCTGGCGCCTGGTGGCCAGGCACCGCGACGCGGCGGCGCTTGTCGCGGCCAAGGAGGCGGCGGAAACGGCCAGCCGGGTCAAAAGCGAATTTCTGGCCAACATGAGCCACGAGCTGCGCACGCCGCTCAACGGCATCCACGGCATGACCCAACTGTTGGCCGATACCCCGCTTTCGGCCGAACAGCGGGAATACGTCGACGCCTCCCTGACTTCCTGCCGCCGATTGACGCGGCTTCTCGGCGACATCCTGGACCTGTCCCGGGTGGAGTCGGGCAAGCTCGGCCTTTACAGCGAACCCTTCCAACTGGCCGGCCTTGTCAACGCCGTGACCAGCGCCTTCGAACCGGCCTGCCGCGAAGCCGGAATCGAATGGGGCGTGGCCGTGGCCCCCGGCGTGCCGTCGACGCTTTTCGGCGACGAGGGCCGCGTGCGCCAGATCCTTTCCAACCTGGCCGGCAACGCCGTGAAGTTCACCAGGGCCGGCGGCGTGCGCCTGGAGGTCTGGGCCGGCCCGGTCAACGCCGCCGGCGAGGGGCATGTGCTGTTTTCCGTGGCCGACACCGGCGTGGGCATTCCCCCCGAGGAACTCGATACGGTTTTCGAAGCGTTCCACCAGGTCGAGCGCTCCTTTACCCGGCGCTTCCAGGGGGCGGGCCTGGGCCTGGCCATCGTGCGGCGGCTGGTGGGGCTCATGCACGGCGTCATCGTGATGGAAAGCGAGGTGGACCGGGGAACGCGTTGCACTTGCGCTCTGCCCCTGGCGCGGCGCCGGCTGGAAGAGGACCGGCGCCCGGCCGCCCCCGTGGCCGGCGGGCGGGAGGACGCGCCGGAGAGCCCGAGCGGTTTCCGGCTGCTCGTGGCCGAGGACGATCCCATAAACGCCCTGGCCGCACGCCGTATCCTGGAGAAGCTCGGCCATGCCGTGGTGGTGGCCACCGACGGTCGGGAGGCGGTGGCGCTGGCCCAGGCCTACCGGCCCGACATGATCTTCATGGACGTGGGGCTCCCGGTGCTCGACGGCGTCCAGGCCATGACCGCCATCCGGCGGGCCCTGGCCGAGGAGGGCCGCCCGGCCGTGCCCATCGTCGCCCTGACCGCCCACGCCATGTCCGGCGACCGGGAGTCGCTGCTGGCGGCGGGCATGGATGCCTACCTGGCCAAGCCCGTGGACGGCGCGGACATCGTCGCCGCCCTGGCCCGCTTCCTGGACAGGGGACGGACGGGCTCGCGCGGCGCCCAATAA